The Misgurnus anguillicaudatus chromosome 21, ASM2758022v2, whole genome shotgun sequence genome includes a window with the following:
- the sord gene encoding sorbitol dehydrogenase gives MDKDNLSLVLHSKGDLRLDQRPIPEPGPNDVLIQMHSVGICGSDVHYWQHGRIGDFVLKQPMILGHEASGRVVKVGSAVTHLKAGDRVAIEPGVPREIDEFFKSGHYNLSPSIFFCATPPDDGNLCRYYKHSANFCYKLPDSVTFEEGALIEPLSVGIHACSRAGVTLGSVVFVCGAGPIGLVSLLAAKAMGASQVVISDLSSDRLAKAKEMGADFLLPVKKEDTSQELAKKVQGMLGCMPQITIECTGVESSMQTAIYATRSGGVVVLVGLGAEMVTVPLVNASVREVDIRGVFRYCNTWPMAIAMLAAKKVNVKPLVTHRFPLEQAVQAFETTHQGLGVKVMLKCDKNDQNP, from the exons ATGGACAAAGACAACCTTTCATTGGTCTTACATTCTAAAGGAGATCTTAGATTG GACCAACGCCCGATTCCAGAGCCAGGACCAAATG ATGTGTTAATACAGATGCATTCGGTGGGGATTTGTGGATCAGACGTGCACTACTGGCAGCACGGACGCATCGGGGATTTTGTTTTGAAACAGCCTATGATACTGGGACATGAAGCCTCTGGTCGTGTGGTTAAAGTGGGCTCTGCTGTCACCCATCTTAAAGCAG GAGACCGAGTTGCCATTGAGCCTGGGGTTCCTCGTGAGATAGATGAGTTCTTTAAATCTGGACACTACAATCTGTCTCCTAGTATTTTCTTTTGTGCCACTCCTCCAGATGATGGCAATCTATGCAGATACTACAAGCACAGTGCCAACTTCTGCTATAA GCTTCCTGATAGCGTCACCTTTGAGGAGGGAGCTCTGATTGAGCCTCTGTCAGTGGGGATTCATGCCTGCAGCAGGGCAGGGGTCACCCTTGGAAGCGTAGTGTTTGTCTGTGGTGCAG GACCAATTGGACTGGTCTCTTTGTTGGCGGCCAAAGCCATGGGGGCCTCGCAAGTAGTAATAAGTG ACCTTTCTTCCGATCGTCTGGCTAAGGCTAAAGAGATGGGGGCTGACTTCTTGCTTCCGGTGAAGAAAGAGGACACATCACAGGAGTTGGCCAAAAAGGTTCAAGGAATGCTAGGATGCATGCCTCAAATCACCATAGAATGCACAGGAGTGGAAAGCAGTATGCAGACAGCCATCTATG CTACTCGTTCTGGAGGGGTTGTGGTGTTGGTTGGGCTTGGTGCCGAGATGGTCACGGTACCTCTTGTTAATGCATCAGTCAGAGAAGTCGATATTAGAGGAGTATTTCGCTACTGTAATAC ATGGCCGATGGCCATTGCTATGTTGGCAGCTAAAAAGGTGAATGTCAAGCCTCTGGTCACCCACCGTTTTCCACTGGAACAAGCCGTGCAGGCCTTTGAGACCACACACCAGGGGCTTGGGGTTAAGGTCATGTTAAAATGTGACAAGAATGATCAGAACCCATGA
- the LOC129442990 gene encoding uncharacterized protein isoform X1, giving the protein MNGDDMVEECLNKNQDCLNMSHRGLVVLPPGVSKLTTLKKLFLNSNQLILPPDEILHLEKLEEVILDRNQLTVLPSNIGSLKHLTYLSVNHNPLSVLPEAIGDLGKLRELWAVGCGLISVPSSICKLSMLQKLGLHSNKIAHLPSQFGSLSSLQWLNLADNKLQELPDVNRLQSLVLLNLDKNCFTHIPALLTDMANLQILLLKFKGIRSLEDYLIPGFSRLIKLDLRENPLMDRPHHWKMVGGPLTSWFIRKGL; this is encoded by the exons ATGAATGGGGATGATATGGTAGAGGAATGTCTCAACAAAAATCAAGACTGCTTGAACATGAGTCACCGGGGTCTGGTTGTTTTGCCACCTGGTGTTTCAAAACTGACAAccttaaaaaaactatttctCAATAGCAATCAACTAATTTTACCGCCAGATGAG ATTCTGCACTTGGAAAAGCTTGAAGAAGTGATACTGGATAGGAACCAGCTCACTGTGCTTCCTAGCAACATTGGATCATTGAAACACCTGACCTACCTGAGTGTAAACCACAACCCACTGTCTGTTCTCCCAGAGGCAATAGGTGACCTGGGAAAACTGAGAGAGCTCTGGGCCGTAGGATGCGGTCTCATCTCTGTACCCTCATCGATTTGTAAACTCAGCATGTTACAGAAACTTGGCCTCCATAGTAATAAAATTGCGCACCTGCCATCACAATTTGGAAGCCTCAGCAGTCTCCAGTGGTTAAACTTGGCTGATAATAAACTTCAAGAACTCCCAGATGTTAATCGTTTACAGTCTTTGGTCTTGTTGAATCTGGACAAGAACTGTTTTACACACATCCCTGCTTTACTAACAG ACATGGCGAATTTGCAAATTCTGCTTCTTAAATTTAAGGGCATCAGATCACTGGAGGATTACTTAATCCCCGGCTTTAGCAGACTTATTAAACTGGATCTCAGAGAAAATCCTTTAATGGACAGACCACATCATTGGAAG ATGGTGGGAGGACCTCTGACCAGCTGGTTCATAAGAAAAGGATTGTGA
- the LOC129442990 gene encoding uncharacterized protein isoform X2, with protein MNGDDMVEECLNKNQDCLNMSHRGLVVLPPGVSKLTTLKKLFLNSNQLILPPDEILHLEKLEEVILDRNQLTVLPSNIGSLKHLTYLSVNHNPLSVLPEAIGDLGKLRELWAVGCGLISVPSSICKLSMLQKLGLHSNKIAHLPSQFGSLSSLQWLNLADNKLQELPDVNRLQSLVLLNLDKNCFTHIPALLTDMANLQILLLKFKGIRSLEDYLIPGFSRLIKLDLRENPLMDRPHHWKGLDFILLGKV; from the exons ATGAATGGGGATGATATGGTAGAGGAATGTCTCAACAAAAATCAAGACTGCTTGAACATGAGTCACCGGGGTCTGGTTGTTTTGCCACCTGGTGTTTCAAAACTGACAAccttaaaaaaactatttctCAATAGCAATCAACTAATTTTACCGCCAGATGAG ATTCTGCACTTGGAAAAGCTTGAAGAAGTGATACTGGATAGGAACCAGCTCACTGTGCTTCCTAGCAACATTGGATCATTGAAACACCTGACCTACCTGAGTGTAAACCACAACCCACTGTCTGTTCTCCCAGAGGCAATAGGTGACCTGGGAAAACTGAGAGAGCTCTGGGCCGTAGGATGCGGTCTCATCTCTGTACCCTCATCGATTTGTAAACTCAGCATGTTACAGAAACTTGGCCTCCATAGTAATAAAATTGCGCACCTGCCATCACAATTTGGAAGCCTCAGCAGTCTCCAGTGGTTAAACTTGGCTGATAATAAACTTCAAGAACTCCCAGATGTTAATCGTTTACAGTCTTTGGTCTTGTTGAATCTGGACAAGAACTGTTTTACACACATCCCTGCTTTACTAACAG ACATGGCGAATTTGCAAATTCTGCTTCTTAAATTTAAGGGCATCAGATCACTGGAGGATTACTTAATCCCCGGCTTTAGCAGACTTATTAAACTGGATCTCAGAGAAAATCCTTTAATGGACAGACCACATCATTGGAAG GGATTGGATTTCATATTGCTAGGAAAAGTATGA
- the LOC129442990 gene encoding uncharacterized protein isoform X3, translating into MRICICILKILHLEKLEEVILDRNQLTVLPSNIGSLKHLTYLSVNHNPLSVLPEAIGDLGKLRELWAVGCGLISVPSSICKLSMLQKLGLHSNKIAHLPSQFGSLSSLQWLNLADNKLQELPDVNRLQSLVLLNLDKNCFTHIPALLTDMANLQILLLKFKGIRSLEDYLIPGFSRLIKLDLRENPLMDRPHHWKMVGGPLTSWFIRKGL; encoded by the exons ATGAG AATCTGCATTTGCATCCTCAAGATTCTGCACTTGGAAAAGCTTGAAGAAGTGATACTGGATAGGAACCAGCTCACTGTGCTTCCTAGCAACATTGGATCATTGAAACACCTGACCTACCTGAGTGTAAACCACAACCCACTGTCTGTTCTCCCAGAGGCAATAGGTGACCTGGGAAAACTGAGAGAGCTCTGGGCCGTAGGATGCGGTCTCATCTCTGTACCCTCATCGATTTGTAAACTCAGCATGTTACAGAAACTTGGCCTCCATAGTAATAAAATTGCGCACCTGCCATCACAATTTGGAAGCCTCAGCAGTCTCCAGTGGTTAAACTTGGCTGATAATAAACTTCAAGAACTCCCAGATGTTAATCGTTTACAGTCTTTGGTCTTGTTGAATCTGGACAAGAACTGTTTTACACACATCCCTGCTTTACTAACAG ACATGGCGAATTTGCAAATTCTGCTTCTTAAATTTAAGGGCATCAGATCACTGGAGGATTACTTAATCCCCGGCTTTAGCAGACTTATTAAACTGGATCTCAGAGAAAATCCTTTAATGGACAGACCACATCATTGGAAG ATGGTGGGAGGACCTCTGACCAGCTGGTTCATAAGAAAAGGATTGTGA
- the terb2 gene encoding telomere repeats-binding bouquet formation protein 2 isoform X2, producing the protein MFKGKTAWFSSSVEKRIHSFWVSEGGALSDWRTADYLFSDDATDEDTKRIYESEDYVKNRATVFHSHFLSTCALRQSVKSVPIGHYVLPPVFIQNELRAQLGKFIWEKDEQVTREQQVQESEEETLSDETEVNLSDETEDGNSSQEDHPTIASPNNVCLCCKMQKYPVNNISGYVHIDQMKKYSGELYDFLPSLHGHTVSRSFD; encoded by the exons ATGTTTAAAGGCAAAACCGCATGGTTCTCCAGCAGTGTTGAGAAGAGAATACACAGCTTCTGGG TGTCTGAAGGGGGAGCTCTTTCTGATTGGAGAACAGCAGATTACCTCTTCAGCGATGATGCAACTGACGAAGACACTAAAAG GATTTATGAGAGTGAGGACTATGTAAAGAACAGGGCAACAGTTTTCCACAGTCACTTCCTGTCCACCTGTGCACTACGACAAAGTGTGAAATCTGTGCCCATAGGCCACTATGTGCTGCCTCCTGTCTTCATTCAGAATG AACTGAGAGCACAACTGGGAAAGTTTATTTGGGAGAAAGATGAACAG GTAACGCGTGAACAACAAGTACAAGAATCTGAAGAAGAAACCCTGTCTGATGAGACTGAAGTAAACCTGTCTGATGAGACTGAAGATGGCAATAGCAG CCAGGAGGATCACCCAACTATTGCTTCACCAAACAATGTGTGCTTGTGCTGTAAGATGCAGAAGTATCCTGTGAATAACATCTCAG GATATGTTCATATTGACCAAATGAAAAAGTATTCAGGGGAACTTTATGATTTCCTTCCTTCTCTCCATGGCCACACTGTTTCAAGATCTTTTGATTAG
- the terb2 gene encoding telomere repeats-binding bouquet formation protein 2 isoform X1, with protein MFKGKTAWFSSSVEKRIHSFWVSEGGALSDWRTADYLFSDDATDEDTKRIYESEDYVKNRATVFHSHFLSTCALRQSVKSVPIGHYVLPPVFIQNELRAQLGKFIWEKDEQVESMFSVTREQQVQESEEETLSDETEVNLSDETEDGNSSQEDHPTIASPNNVCLCCKMQKYPVNNISGYVHIDQMKKYSGELYDFLPSLHGHTVSRSFD; from the exons ATGTTTAAAGGCAAAACCGCATGGTTCTCCAGCAGTGTTGAGAAGAGAATACACAGCTTCTGGG TGTCTGAAGGGGGAGCTCTTTCTGATTGGAGAACAGCAGATTACCTCTTCAGCGATGATGCAACTGACGAAGACACTAAAAG GATTTATGAGAGTGAGGACTATGTAAAGAACAGGGCAACAGTTTTCCACAGTCACTTCCTGTCCACCTGTGCACTACGACAAAGTGTGAAATCTGTGCCCATAGGCCACTATGTGCTGCCTCCTGTCTTCATTCAGAATG AACTGAGAGCACAACTGGGAAAGTTTATTTGGGAGAAAGATGAACAGGTGGAAAGCATGTTTTCT GTAACGCGTGAACAACAAGTACAAGAATCTGAAGAAGAAACCCTGTCTGATGAGACTGAAGTAAACCTGTCTGATGAGACTGAAGATGGCAATAGCAG CCAGGAGGATCACCCAACTATTGCTTCACCAAACAATGTGTGCTTGTGCTGTAAGATGCAGAAGTATCCTGTGAATAACATCTCAG GATATGTTCATATTGACCAAATGAAAAAGTATTCAGGGGAACTTTATGATTTCCTTCCTTCTCTCCATGGCCACACTGTTTCAAGATCTTTTGATTAG